A region of Veillonellaceae bacterium DNA encodes the following proteins:
- a CDS encoding LysR family transcriptional regulator translates to MNNTDWKILIYLREERSINKVAKRLFMTQPSLTYRLSQMEKEIGCPLFIRTNKGVHFTDAGNRLFSFAEKELQQYQDMKNYVTHEPNSISGVLRIGASQSFAQSHMPAILKGFVDEYSDIEISLTTDTSDRLVKLVKKEDIHLAIVRGNQEWPDSDILLEDAPLYLISAKEIDYNTLPGQPSIRYRSDPSLDELRTRWWRHNFSDSPHFMLTVSDCLTCVEIVNQGLGHSLIPADLLPKCAPSVNREMIYDRQKKPILRPSHLIYKEPMLQSTPVRIFVDYIRKYFGV, encoded by the coding sequence ATGAATAACACGGATTGGAAAATCCTCATCTATTTGCGCGAAGAGCGGAGTATCAATAAGGTAGCAAAGCGGCTGTTCATGACACAGCCTTCTTTGACGTACAGGCTGAGCCAGATGGAAAAGGAAATAGGATGTCCACTTTTCATCCGTACCAATAAAGGTGTGCATTTCACAGATGCGGGCAACAGGCTTTTCTCCTTCGCGGAAAAAGAACTGCAGCAGTATCAGGATATGAAGAACTATGTCACGCATGAACCGAATTCCATTTCCGGCGTTCTCCGCATTGGCGCGAGCCAGTCTTTTGCGCAGTCCCATATGCCGGCTATCCTGAAAGGATTTGTAGACGAATACAGTGATATTGAAATTTCCCTGACGACGGATACGAGCGACCGCCTGGTCAAGCTGGTGAAGAAGGAAGACATCCATCTTGCCATCGTAAGAGGCAATCAGGAATGGCCGGATTCCGACATTCTGCTTGAAGACGCACCGCTCTACCTGATTTCCGCCAAGGAAATCGATTACAATACGCTTCCGGGACAGCCTTCCATTCGTTACAGGAGCGATCCGTCCCTTGACGAACTCCGTACCCGCTGGTGGAGACACAACTTCTCCGATTCCCCGCATTTCATGCTGACAGTGTCTGACTGCCTGACCTGCGTGGAAATCGTCAACCAGGGTCTTGGTCATTCCCTGATCCCGGCCGATCTTCTCCCGAAATGCGCTCCAAGCGTCAACCGTGAGATGATTTATGACAGACAGAAGAAGCCGATCTTGAGGCCGAGCCACCTCATCTACAAGGAACCGATGCTTCAGTCGACGCCTGTCAGGATTTTCGTCGACTACATACGCAAGTACTTCGGCGTGTAA
- a CDS encoding M48 family metallopeptidase, which yields MYIEGVGEVEVIRKRISRMYIHVGRGRRVFVTAPRTCSEDLIRRFLTEKRGWILATLEKTPEAVEYEYTDGEEHILLGKKVTLHVAGGASNACTLNGRDVMITVRSSRTSVRKVYEEWSRDMVRRIVVMYIKKWAETMGVFPGDITIRKMKGRWGSCNVKTGELCFALDLITKDGACIEGVVVHELNHLLEKGHTRRFHDLMAHWIPDYKERQKILSQSPREFI from the coding sequence ATGTATATAGAAGGCGTGGGAGAGGTGGAAGTCATCAGAAAGCGCATCAGCCGTATGTATATCCATGTCGGGCGCGGCAGACGCGTTTTCGTGACGGCTCCCCGCACCTGCAGTGAAGATCTGATCCGTCGTTTCCTGACGGAGAAAAGAGGCTGGATCCTGGCGACGCTTGAGAAGACGCCGGAAGCAGTGGAATATGAATATACCGATGGGGAAGAACATATTCTTCTGGGAAAGAAAGTGACGCTCCATGTGGCAGGCGGCGCATCGAATGCCTGCACCCTTAACGGGCGGGATGTCATGATCACCGTCCGTTCTTCAAGAACGAGCGTCAGGAAAGTCTATGAGGAATGGTCGCGCGATATGGTGAGGCGGATTGTCGTGATGTACATCAAAAAATGGGCTGAGACGATGGGAGTATTTCCCGGCGATATAACGATCCGGAAAATGAAGGGAAGATGGGGGAGCTGCAATGTGAAGACAGGCGAATTATGCTTTGCTCTCGATCTCATCACAAAAGACGGCGCCTGCATTGAGGGTGTCGTCGTCCATGAACTCAATCATCTTCTTGAAAAGGGACATACGCGTAGGTTTCATGACCTGATGGCGCATTGGATACCTGATTACAAGGAACGCCAGAAAATATTATCACAAAGTCCGAGGGAATTCATTTAA
- a CDS encoding aminotransferase class I/II-fold pyridoxal phosphate-dependent enzyme, translating to MVSLAAPHAKGKKSNDVIFGASAAAKADIQKIGAEHVVNATIGTILDDDEKIVCLPVVERVFKSLPMADIISYAPIAGTPKYLEDAQAVCFGSHRPDAYTAAISTTGGTGGIHHAVHNYTSPGDEVLTSDWYWGAYKTICEDNNRKLRTYKLFDEDLQFNRASFEGNILHMAENQENVMAIINSPAHNPTGHALTSEDWDFVISLFTELAEKGKHMILFADVAYLDYAGPDARDFFSKFSKLHENILVLVEYSMSKGFTMYGLRSGALIAISSSQDVISEFSDINSFTSRATWSNTVRGAQETLCRIWKDEKLRNEWETEKEEYYKLIQERAAIFVEEAKEVGLPILPYKSGFFISVPAKDSKAACKALYDDHIYLVPLAAGVRIAVCAVSKKKMHGIAAKLKAAMERTGQL from the coding sequence ATGGTAAGTCTGGCAGCACCCCATGCAAAGGGGAAGAAATCCAATGATGTGATTTTCGGTGCATCCGCCGCAGCGAAAGCGGATATTCAGAAAATCGGGGCTGAGCATGTCGTCAATGCGACGATCGGCACAATTCTGGATGACGATGAAAAAATCGTCTGCCTGCCTGTTGTGGAAAGAGTTTTCAAATCCCTGCCGATGGCAGATATTATTTCCTATGCACCGATTGCAGGCACTCCCAAGTACCTGGAAGATGCACAGGCCGTCTGCTTTGGCAGCCACCGTCCGGATGCCTATACGGCAGCCATTTCGACAACTGGCGGAACCGGCGGCATCCATCATGCTGTTCATAACTACACATCTCCCGGCGATGAAGTGCTGACGTCCGACTGGTACTGGGGCGCATACAAGACAATCTGCGAAGACAATAACAGAAAACTGCGCACTTACAAGCTTTTTGACGAGGATCTCCAGTTCAACAGGGCTTCCTTTGAAGGAAATATCCTGCACATGGCTGAAAATCAGGAAAATGTCATGGCCATCATCAATTCGCCGGCACACAATCCGACCGGCCATGCGCTGACGAGCGAAGACTGGGATTTTGTCATTTCTCTCTTTACCGAGCTTGCTGAAAAAGGAAAGCACATGATCCTTTTTGCAGATGTAGCTTATCTGGATTATGCAGGACCGGATGCCAGAGATTTCTTCTCCAAGTTCAGCAAACTGCATGAGAATATCCTTGTCCTTGTGGAATACAGCATGTCCAAGGGGTTCACGATGTACGGCCTCAGAAGCGGTGCACTGATTGCGATTTCCTCCAGCCAGGATGTCATCAGTGAATTCAGTGATATCAATTCCTTCACAAGCCGCGCAACATGGTCCAATACAGTACGGGGCGCACAGGAAACGCTCTGCCGCATCTGGAAAGATGAGAAGCTGAGAAATGAATGGGAAACGGAAAAGGAAGAATATTATAAGCTGATTCAGGAAAGAGCGGCTATTTTCGTCGAAGAGGCGAAAGAAGTCGGGCTTCCGATCCTTCCTTACAAATCCGGATTCTTCATTTCCGTCCCTGCAAAGGACTCCAAAGCTGCCTGCAAGGCGCTCTATGATGACCACATTTACCTTGTTCCGCTCGCTGCCGGCGTAAGAATCGCTGTCTGCGCAGTCAGCAAGAAGAAAATGCATGGCATTGCAGCAAAGCTCAAAGCAGCCATGGAAAGAACAGGACAGTTATAA
- the ftsY gene encoding signal recognition particle-docking protein FtsY has translation MGFFDKIRKGLTKTKESLIKNIESVVIGYATIDEDFLEDLEMVLLSGDIGVRTTDFLMRQIRRGVTEGTIHNTNEVMPFMEKTVEELLKDDEKDLKEVHHPEVILVVGVNGVGKTTTIGKMSARYHKEGKKVLLAAADTFRAAASEQLTIWAERTGADIVKHAEGADPAAVAFDAVSAAKARGADVVLIDTAGRLQTKVNLMEELAKISRVVKKVIPDAPHQTLLVLDATTGQNAVSQAKNFGEIVPLTGVVLTKLDGTAKGGVVLSIYEELHVPVKWIGLGEREDDLERFNAKDFAKALFETTDHASGESTKV, from the coding sequence ATGGGATTTTTTGATAAAATTCGCAAAGGGCTGACAAAGACAAAAGAGTCTTTGATCAAGAATATAGAGAGCGTTGTCATCGGCTACGCAACGATTGACGAGGACTTCCTGGAAGATCTGGAGATGGTACTTCTTTCCGGGGATATCGGCGTCCGCACGACAGATTTCCTGATGAGGCAGATCCGCCGCGGCGTTACCGAAGGCACGATCCACAATACGAACGAAGTCATGCCTTTCATGGAAAAGACAGTGGAAGAGCTTCTGAAAGATGACGAGAAGGATCTGAAGGAAGTGCATCATCCGGAAGTCATCCTGGTCGTAGGTGTCAACGGTGTGGGCAAGACGACGACAATCGGCAAGATGTCGGCCCGCTATCACAAGGAAGGAAAGAAAGTCCTTCTGGCGGCAGCCGATACATTCCGTGCAGCGGCTTCCGAACAGCTGACAATCTGGGCAGAACGCACCGGCGCTGACATTGTCAAGCATGCGGAAGGCGCTGATCCTGCAGCCGTTGCTTTTGATGCTGTCTCTGCCGCTAAGGCAAGAGGCGCAGATGTCGTCCTGATCGATACGGCCGGCCGCCTCCAGACAAAGGTCAACCTGATGGAAGAACTGGCAAAGATCAGCCGTGTCGTCAAGAAGGTCATTCCGGATGCTCCGCATCAGACGCTTCTTGTCCTTGATGCGACGACAGGGCAGAATGCTGTCAGCCAGGCAAAGAACTTTGGTGAAATCGTTCCGCTGACAGGTGTCGTCCTGACAAAACTTGATGGAACAGCCAAGGGCGGCGTCGTCCTTTCCATTTATGAAGAACTCCATGTCCCGGTCAAATGGATCGGCCTGGGAGAAAGAGAAGACGATCTTGAACGCTTCAATGCGAAGGACTTTGCAAAGGCCCTTTTTGAAACAACCGACCATGCTTCCGGAGAAAGCACAAAGGTATAA
- the smc gene encoding chromosome segregation protein SMC, with protein sequence MKLLRLILQGFKSFADKTTIEFADGMTVIVGPNGCGKSNISDAVRWVLGEQNVRNLRGQKSEDIIFAGSESRPRKNGAEVTLVLDNSNRELPLDTAEVSITRRILRNGDSDFQINKRNCRLKDIHELLANTGLGKGSLAIIGQNRVDEVLTAKPEERRAIFEDVAGISLYRMRKNEGLQKLVKTAENMDRVKDMMAMLDEQTGPMKEKAEKAKAYKALAAEKRAVQATMSALKLDSIKESLEKHKAETETLEQDSVKWKAELTKAAAALAKLEQETLLHQENVKKTGTDFAEAKEKLDAIRVDYKIKEEALEQEKKRTEELKEDEEDQKEAEEELIEEIQNDEEEMKAAEAEKADWLAKQNQAEDEKEKLAGDLAASEKAYSEILNFSRQKMAEKQKLEQGLAYLDNEVRRLKGESSRREEAAKSLEGELQKTKDALTSLLAEEKEAMARQEQLKEEGIRDRKALDEARNECFAIGNELNEAESSFRTIHSRREYLEKADKEYASFSRTTKTVMENRTIFGDAVHGALGELIHVPSEYTAAAEVALGSQISNIVTDTTKSAGDIIRWLKEKNLGRATFYPLESMKPSSYSGREQEASREDGILGIAADLFETDFLYQDLLRSLLGRTLIAKDLDAARRVSKKYGYRLRIVTLDGQIVNAGGSMTGGSMKKENTYFGRKEEIKELYAEEKKREKDLADLRKRKQEKETARDSLSEKVAGERESWHQMDLALASFKGQKDGLEKTKTDQETRLREGKDALASISESLEKSIQQMTEGRELLKTYEDIPEPGKDEKSLAIRKQIDDKAGELIAIREGLTKAESRASFAKRMMNDAKKAQEDQKKDREDLENKKKANEDAKKNLAEALEKLNQDFEEANGKWESIRTKQESLQGETDRYAELERNSQAAWRKAQEKSSSVEKDLADKKARLERFKEEEAEELQKISEEGMTREEVESLKLPGTLNEMKNRDKVLAGKIADLGTVNPAGEEEYEEHLKKRNFYEEQINDMKGAEEELRTVIKDIDEKMASQFDEAFTKVNQEFGRIMQIMFQGGSAKLELTDPEHPLECGVEMYLQLPGKKRQPLTLMSGGERALTVIALLISFMAYRPAPFCFVDEIDAALDDSNVDRYSRMIAEYKKKTQFIVISHRKRTMEFADTLQGVTMGEKGVSSLVTVKMKDYVE encoded by the coding sequence ATGAAATTACTCCGTTTGATTCTGCAGGGATTCAAATCCTTTGCAGATAAGACAACCATAGAATTTGCCGATGGAATGACGGTCATCGTAGGCCCGAACGGCTGCGGGAAAAGCAATATTTCCGATGCTGTGCGCTGGGTGCTCGGGGAACAGAATGTCCGCAATCTGCGCGGACAGAAAAGCGAGGATATCATTTTCGCAGGTTCCGAATCAAGGCCGAGGAAGAATGGCGCGGAAGTTACGCTGGTACTGGACAATTCCAACAGGGAGCTGCCGCTCGATACAGCAGAAGTTTCCATCACGAGAAGAATTCTTCGCAATGGGGACAGTGATTTCCAGATCAATAAAAGGAACTGCCGCCTGAAGGATATTCATGAGCTTCTGGCCAATACAGGGCTCGGGAAGGGTTCCCTTGCCATTATCGGGCAGAACAGGGTCGATGAAGTACTGACGGCAAAACCGGAAGAAAGAAGAGCCATTTTTGAAGATGTGGCAGGAATCAGCCTGTACCGCATGAGAAAGAATGAAGGCTTGCAGAAGCTCGTCAAGACAGCGGAAAACATGGACCGCGTCAAGGACATGATGGCGATGCTTGATGAACAGACCGGGCCGATGAAGGAAAAAGCAGAAAAAGCAAAAGCATACAAGGCGCTTGCAGCGGAAAAAAGAGCCGTGCAGGCGACGATGTCTGCCTTAAAGCTTGATTCCATCAAAGAGTCCCTCGAAAAGCACAAGGCTGAAACGGAAACTCTTGAGCAGGACAGCGTGAAGTGGAAGGCAGAGCTTACAAAAGCAGCGGCTGCTCTTGCCAAGCTCGAACAGGAAACGCTTCTCCATCAGGAAAATGTGAAGAAGACAGGCACGGATTTCGCAGAAGCCAAGGAAAAACTTGATGCAATCCGCGTAGACTACAAGATCAAGGAAGAAGCGCTCGAACAGGAGAAAAAGAGGACAGAAGAGCTCAAAGAGGATGAGGAAGATCAGAAGGAAGCCGAAGAAGAACTGATCGAAGAAATCCAGAATGATGAAGAGGAAATGAAGGCAGCCGAAGCCGAAAAGGCAGACTGGCTTGCAAAGCAGAATCAGGCAGAAGATGAAAAGGAAAAGCTGGCCGGTGATCTCGCTGCTTCTGAAAAGGCGTATTCTGAAATCCTGAATTTCAGCAGGCAGAAGATGGCAGAAAAGCAGAAGCTTGAGCAGGGACTGGCGTATCTGGATAATGAGGTCCGCCGTCTTAAGGGCGAATCGTCCAGAAGGGAAGAGGCGGCAAAGAGCCTCGAAGGCGAGCTTCAGAAAACGAAAGATGCGCTCACAAGTCTGCTTGCAGAAGAAAAAGAGGCCATGGCCCGTCAGGAACAGTTGAAGGAAGAGGGCATCCGCGACAGGAAAGCGCTCGATGAGGCAAGGAATGAATGCTTCGCTATCGGAAATGAATTGAATGAAGCGGAATCCTCTTTCCGTACCATCCATTCCCGCCGCGAGTACCTGGAAAAAGCAGACAAGGAATATGCAAGCTTTTCCAGAACAACAAAGACCGTCATGGAAAACAGAACCATCTTCGGAGACGCCGTTCATGGCGCTCTTGGTGAATTGATCCATGTCCCGTCAGAATATACAGCGGCTGCAGAAGTGGCTCTGGGAAGCCAGATTTCAAACATCGTCACGGATACGACAAAATCAGCCGGGGACATCATCCGCTGGCTGAAGGAAAAGAACCTCGGCCGTGCAACATTCTATCCGCTTGAATCCATGAAGCCGTCCTCTTATTCCGGAAGAGAACAGGAAGCTTCCCGGGAAGACGGGATCCTTGGCATTGCCGCTGATCTTTTTGAGACGGACTTCCTGTATCAGGATCTTTTGCGCTCCCTCCTTGGAAGGACTCTGATTGCCAAAGATCTTGATGCGGCAAGAAGAGTCTCCAAAAAGTACGGATACCGCCTGCGCATTGTCACGCTGGACGGCCAGATCGTCAATGCCGGAGGCTCCATGACCGGCGGATCCATGAAGAAGGAAAATACCTACTTCGGAAGAAAAGAAGAAATCAAGGAACTTTACGCAGAAGAAAAGAAGCGCGAAAAGGACCTTGCTGATTTAAGGAAAAGGAAACAGGAAAAGGAAACGGCAAGGGACAGCCTTTCTGAAAAGGTGGCAGGAGAACGCGAATCCTGGCATCAGATGGATCTGGCGCTTGCTTCCTTCAAAGGGCAGAAGGATGGCCTTGAAAAGACCAAGACGGATCAGGAAACCCGCCTGAGAGAAGGAAAAGATGCCCTTGCTTCCATCAGTGAATCCCTGGAAAAATCCATTCAGCAGATGACGGAAGGCCGGGAGCTTCTCAAAACGTATGAGGATATCCCTGAACCAGGAAAAGATGAGAAGAGTCTTGCTATCCGCAAACAGATCGATGATAAGGCAGGCGAACTGATTGCCATCCGCGAAGGACTGACGAAGGCAGAAAGCCGTGCATCCTTTGCAAAGCGCATGATGAACGACGCCAAAAAGGCGCAGGAGGACCAGAAGAAAGACAGGGAAGACCTCGAAAATAAAAAGAAAGCCAATGAAGATGCAAAGAAAAATCTTGCGGAAGCACTGGAAAAACTGAATCAGGATTTCGAAGAGGCAAACGGAAAATGGGAGTCCATCCGCACGAAGCAGGAATCCCTGCAGGGCGAGACTGACAGGTATGCGGAGCTTGAACGCAATAGCCAGGCAGCCTGGAGAAAGGCGCAGGAGAAGTCCTCATCCGTTGAAAAGGATCTGGCGGATAAGAAAGCGCGTCTGGAACGGTTCAAGGAAGAAGAAGCTGAAGAGCTGCAGAAAATCAGTGAAGAGGGGATGACCCGTGAAGAAGTGGAATCACTGAAGCTTCCGGGAACCTTGAATGAAATGAAGAACCGTGACAAGGTGCTTGCAGGAAAGATTGCCGATCTTGGCACGGTCAATCCGGCCGGCGAGGAAGAGTATGAAGAGCATCTGAAAAAGAGAAACTTCTACGAAGAACAGATCAACGACATGAAGGGCGCCGAAGAAGAGCTCAGGACGGTCATCAAGGATATCGACGAGAAGATGGCGTCGCAGTTTGATGAAGCCTTCACCAAAGTCAATCAGGAATTCGGGCGCATCATGCAGATCATGTTCCAGGGCGGCAGCGCGAAGCTTGAGCTGACCGATCCGGAGCATCCTCTGGAATGCGGCGTGGAAATGTACCTGCAGCTTCCGGGCAAAAAGCGCCAGCCGCTGACGCTGATGTCCGGAGGAGAAAGAGCGCTGACGGTCATTGCACTCCTGATTTCCTTCATGGCATACAGGCCTGCTCCCTTCTGCTTTGTCGATGAAATCGATGCGGCGCTCGATGATTCCAACGTGGACAGGTACAGCCGCATGATTGCCGAATACAAGAAAAAGACACAGTTCATCGTCATTTCCCACAGGAAGAGAACGATGGAATTTGCTGATACGCTGCAGGGCGTCACCATGGGCGAAAAAGGCGTTTCCTCGCTTGTGACGGTCAAAATGAAAGATTACGTGGAATGA
- a CDS encoding DNA-3-methyladenine glycosylase — protein sequence MKWVREDFLGDSVETAKKLIGAVLVHRSPDGITAGRIVECEAYGGIWRGHGDDGAHAFKGLTPRTRVIFGEGGHAYLYLIYGMYTCLNVVCGHEGEGTSVLLRALEPLDGIDLMKERRHTDKVKLLASGPGRLTQAMGLDKSFYGTDLTGNTLWIESRNDGPYPVKRSKRINIDYARYGKNFPWRFTLEGSPFITKK from the coding sequence ATGAAATGGGTAAGAGAAGACTTCCTGGGAGATTCCGTTGAAACGGCAAAGAAGCTCATAGGAGCCGTCCTTGTCCATCGTTCGCCGGATGGGATTACCGCTGGGCGCATCGTGGAATGCGAAGCATACGGCGGCATCTGGCGGGGCCATGGAGATGACGGCGCCCACGCCTTCAAAGGTTTGACACCAAGAACCCGCGTCATCTTCGGAGAAGGCGGACATGCCTACCTTTACCTCATCTATGGCATGTACACCTGCCTCAATGTGGTGTGCGGCCACGAGGGAGAAGGGACGAGTGTACTTTTAAGAGCGCTTGAGCCACTGGATGGAATCGATCTTATGAAGGAAAGACGCCATACAGACAAGGTGAAGCTCCTGGCTTCCGGTCCCGGGCGCCTGACGCAGGCAATGGGTCTTGATAAATCCTTCTACGGGACAGACCTTACGGGAAATACCCTTTGGATCGAAAGCAGGAATGACGGGCCGTATCCCGTCAAACGCAGCAAACGCATCAACATCGATTACGCCAGGTACGGGAAGAACTTCCCCTGGAGATTCACACTGGAAGGAAGCCCCTTCATTACAAAGAAATAG
- a CDS encoding efflux RND transporter periplasmic adaptor subunit, which yields MRKWMMALAATCAAAVMVLSGCGNTPSVHVTKAAISTEPFTLETKAAPEALHTAPVIPSVSGGLISNPPDIGATVKAGDVLFKIDASQYEAQASALQQKIAESSAQAAPVYNGPSVDNSLEASLLKQGIITRAEYEKIKGRNMPSGGAVSGGGAPDPGLIASLQTLQKTIASCTVRAPISGVVSQVYLGDTHMAMAGKPALVIRQDSPVVATIELPVRLDSVMEKAKDEKTLTVSMSDGKGVWYGELKQQPNQNGEKYTTYKIQVDNPQNEITIGNEYDIRVESGQNVSCIMIPDSAIIGDNTVAIVNDGNLVDIKDVSIASRQGGYAMIMDGLSEGDRVITDPPKGIEMGMQVDVK from the coding sequence ATGAGAAAATGGATGATGGCTCTGGCTGCGACTTGCGCCGCGGCTGTCATGGTGCTGTCTGGATGCGGAAACACGCCTTCCGTTCATGTGACAAAAGCGGCCATCAGTACAGAACCTTTTACATTGGAAACAAAAGCGGCTCCGGAAGCTCTTCATACGGCGCCTGTCATTCCTTCCGTATCAGGCGGCCTGATTTCAAACCCGCCGGATATCGGTGCGACGGTCAAGGCAGGTGATGTCCTCTTCAAGATCGACGCATCGCAGTATGAAGCGCAGGCATCGGCTCTGCAGCAGAAAATCGCAGAATCTTCTGCCCAGGCAGCGCCTGTCTACAACGGTCCTTCCGTAGATAACAGCCTCGAAGCTTCCCTTTTGAAGCAGGGAATCATTACGAGAGCTGAATATGAAAAAATCAAAGGAAGAAATATGCCGTCCGGTGGTGCTGTTTCCGGCGGCGGAGCTCCTGATCCAGGCCTTATCGCATCGCTCCAGACGCTTCAGAAAACGATTGCTTCCTGCACTGTCCGCGCACCGATCAGCGGCGTCGTCTCCCAGGTTTATCTTGGAGATACGCATATGGCAATGGCAGGGAAACCAGCACTCGTCATCCGTCAGGATTCACCGGTCGTAGCAACGATCGAGCTTCCTGTCCGCCTTGATTCCGTGATGGAAAAGGCAAAGGATGAAAAGACACTGACCGTATCGATGAGCGATGGCAAAGGCGTCTGGTACGGAGAACTCAAGCAGCAGCCAAACCAGAATGGTGAAAAATATACTACCTATAAGATCCAGGTAGATAACCCGCAGAATGAGATCACAATCGGAAATGAGTATGATATCCGCGTAGAAAGCGGTCAGAATGTTTCCTGCATCATGATTCCGGACTCTGCGATTATCGGAGACAATACGGTTGCCATCGTCAATGATGGAAACCTCGTCGATATCAAGGACGTATCCATTGCAAGCCGTCAGGGCGGCTATGCGATGATCATGGATGGTTTGTCTGAAGGAGACCGTGTCATTACCGATCCTCCGAAGGGCATTGAAATGGGCATGCAGGTCGATGTGAAATGA
- a CDS encoding FprA family A-type flavoprotein, whose amino-acid sequence MHNEQQVTPHIYWVGGNDFNSPRFENLIPLKSGVTYNSYFIDDEKTAVIDTTDSVIRDLFIGNVSHLLHGRKLDYIVVNHMEPDHSGSLLALAMAYPEAKIVASAQALKMLGQYFQVSMPERYITSDEKLVIDLGMHKLRFLKAPMVHWPEVTFTYDETEKVLFTADGFGTFGILNGSIFADDVDYKEEYLGECRKYYANIVARFGPQVLSALKKVDALDVRYICSLHGPVIRRKEDIDFLIGEYKKWASWTPDYQSVNIFIASAYGNTAMAAEVLAAKLAKRGIRNLKMVDVCTVSLADSFTEILRRSHIVLAASTMNMTVNPLMSAFLAICTEMNVTNRKVSIIGNSSWTPNVSGQLMKDVVSKWKNCELLGDPVHIVSSMPDDDADIEKLANIIAEDILKEK is encoded by the coding sequence ATGCATAACGAACAACAAGTGACCCCTCATATTTACTGGGTGGGCGGCAATGACTTCAATTCCCCCAGATTTGAAAATCTGATTCCTCTGAAATCCGGGGTGACATATAACAGTTATTTCATCGACGACGAAAAGACAGCTGTCATCGATACGACAGATTCTGTAATCCGTGACCTTTTCATTGGCAATGTCAGCCATCTGCTTCACGGCCGCAAGCTGGATTACATCGTGGTCAACCATATGGAACCCGATCACAGCGGATCCCTTCTGGCGCTTGCCATGGCATATCCGGAAGCAAAGATCGTGGCTTCGGCGCAGGCACTCAAGATGCTCGGACAGTACTTCCAGGTATCCATGCCTGAAAGATACATTACATCCGATGAAAAGCTCGTCATCGATCTTGGCATGCACAAGCTGCGTTTCCTCAAGGCGCCGATGGTCCACTGGCCGGAAGTCACCTTCACATATGATGAAACGGAGAAGGTTCTTTTCACCGCGGATGGATTCGGCACATTCGGCATCCTGAATGGTTCCATTTTCGCTGATGATGTGGATTACAAGGAAGAATACCTGGGCGAATGCCGCAAGTATTATGCCAATATTGTTGCCCGCTTCGGCCCGCAGGTCCTCTCAGCCCTGAAGAAAGTGGATGCGCTTGATGTCCGTTATATCTGCTCGCTCCATGGCCCGGTCATCCGCAGGAAGGAAGACATAGATTTCCTGATCGGGGAATACAAGAAATGGGCTTCCTGGACGCCGGATTACCAGTCAGTCAACATTTTCATCGCTTCTGCTTATGGCAATACAGCCATGGCGGCTGAAGTCCTTGCGGCCAAGCTTGCCAAGCGCGGCATCAGGAACCTGAAGATGGTGGACGTCTGCACGGTCTCCCTTGCTGATTCATTTACAGAAATTCTCCGCAGAAGCCACATCGTTCTTGCCGCTTCGACAATGAATATGACAGTCAATCCTCTGATGAGCGCATTCCTTGCCATCTGCACGGAAATGAATGTCACGAACAGAAAGGTTTCCATCATCGGGAACAGCAGCTGGACACCGAATGTCAGCGGCCAGCTGATGAAGGATGTCGTATCGAAGTGGAAGAACTGCGAATTGCTGGGGGATCCGGTTCATATCGTCTCCTCTATGCCTGATGATGATGCAGATATTGAAAAACTGGCAAACATCATTGCAGAAGACATACTTAAGGAGAAATAA